From a region of the Bradyrhizobium diazoefficiens genome:
- a CDS encoding SDR family oxidoreductase, with protein MANELDFSGKQVLVVGGSSGIGNGIAQAFRTRGAHVAVCGTRAQPEDYSIEEGSDLTGLSYAQLDVSNPVAIEAFKPSFDRLDVLVLAQGAVLYRRGEFEMNGFRKVVEVNLMSLMACATRFHSMLRDSRGALIMVSSTAAYHSTMGNPAYNASKTGAVGLTRTLGEAWAEDGIRVNGIAPGLVDTKMTKVTTDNPKRLEGALARIPLRRLGTPADMAGAALFLASPLSSYIIGQTLVVDGGLIL; from the coding sequence ATGGCGAACGAGCTCGATTTCTCAGGCAAGCAGGTGCTGGTCGTCGGCGGTTCGAGCGGGATCGGCAACGGCATCGCGCAGGCCTTTCGCACGAGGGGCGCGCATGTCGCGGTTTGCGGCACGCGGGCTCAGCCGGAGGATTATTCGATCGAGGAGGGCTCTGATCTCACTGGCCTCTCTTATGCGCAGCTCGACGTCAGCAATCCCGTTGCGATCGAGGCGTTCAAGCCGTCCTTCGACAGGCTCGACGTGCTCGTGCTCGCGCAAGGCGCCGTGCTCTATCGCCGCGGCGAGTTCGAGATGAACGGCTTCCGCAAGGTGGTCGAGGTCAATTTGATGAGCCTGATGGCCTGCGCCACGCGATTTCATTCCATGTTGCGGGATTCCAGGGGCGCGCTGATCATGGTGTCCTCGACCGCGGCGTATCATTCCACCATGGGCAATCCCGCCTACAACGCGTCGAAGACCGGTGCGGTCGGATTGACGCGGACGCTGGGCGAGGCCTGGGCCGAGGACGGCATCCGCGTCAACGGCATCGCGCCCGGGCTCGTCGACACCAAGATGACGAAGGTGACGACCGACAATCCGAAGCGGCTCGAAGGCGCGCTGGCGCGCATCCCGCTGCGGCGATTGGGCACGCCGGCCGACATGGCGGGCGCGGCGCTATTCCTGGCCTCGCCGCTATCGTCCTACATCATCGGACAGACGCTGGTGGTCGATGGCGGGCTCATCTTGTAG